Proteins from a genomic interval of Pseudomonas anuradhapurensis:
- the rpoB gene encoding DNA-directed RNA polymerase subunit beta, whose translation MAYSYTEKKRIRKDFSKLPDVMDVPYLLAIQLDSYREFLQAGASKDQFRDVGLHAAFKSVFPIISYSGNAALEYVGYRLGEPAFDVKECVLRGVTFAVPLRVKVRLIIFDKESSNKAIKDIKEQEVYMGEIPLMTENGTFVINGTERVIVSQLHRSPGVFFDHDRGKTHSSGKLLYSARIIPYRGSWLDFEFDPKDCVFVRIDRRRKLPASVLLRALGYSTEEVLNTFYTTNVFHISGEKLSLELVPQRLRGEVAVMDIHDETGKVIVEQGRRITARHINQLEKAGVKQLDVPMEYVLGRTTAKAIVHPATGEILAECNTEMTTELLIKVAKAQVVRIETLYTNDIDCGPFISDTLKIDTTSNQLEALVEIYRMMRPGEPPTKDAAETLFNNLFFSAERYDLSAVGRMKFNRRIGRTEIEGSGVLSKEDIVEVLKTLVDIRNGKGIVDDIDHLGNRRVRCVGEMAENQFRVGLVRVERAVKERLSMAESEGLMPQDLINAKPVAAAVKEFFGSSQLSQFMDQNNPLSEITHKRRVSALGPGGLTRERAGFEVRDVHPTHYGRVCPIETPEGPNIGLINSLAAYARTNQYGFLESPYRVVKEGVVSDDIVFLSAIEEADHVIAQASAAMNEKKQLIDELVAVRHLNEFTVKAPEDVTLMDVSPKQVVSVAASLIPFLEHDDANRALMGSNMQRQAVPTLRADKPLVGTGMERNVARDSGVCVVARRGGVIDSVDASRIVVRVADDEVETGEAGVDIYNLTKYTRSNQNTCINQRPLVSKGDKVQRGDIMADGPSTDMGELALGQNMRIAFMAWNGFNFEDSICLSERVVQEDRFTTIHIQELTCVARDTKLGPEEITADIPNVGEAALNKLDEAGIVYVGAEVGAGDILVGKVTPKGETQLTPEEKLLRAIFGEKASDVKDTSLRVPTGTKGTVIDVQVFTRDGVERDSRALAIEKMQLDEIRKDLNEEFRIVEGATFERLRSALNGQVVDGGAGLKKGTVITDEVLDGLEHGQWFKLRMAEDALNEQLEKAQQYIVDRRRLLDDKFEDKKRKLQQGDDLAPGVLKIVKVYLAIRRRIQPGDKMAGRHGNKGVVSVIMPVEDMPHDANGTPVDVVLNPLGVPSRMNVGQILETHLGLAAKGLGEKIDRMIEEQRKAAELRVFLTEVYNEIGGRQENLDEFTDEEIMALANNLKKGVPMATPVFDGAKEREIKAMLKLADLPESGQMVLFDGRTGNKFERPVTVGYMYMLKLNHLVDDKMHARSTGSYSLVTQQPLGGKAQFGGQRFGEMEVWALEAYGAAYTLQEMLTVKSDDVNGRTKMYKNIVDGDHRMEPGMPESFNVLIKEIRSLGIDIDLETE comes from the coding sequence ATGGCTTACTCATACACTGAGAAAAAACGTATCCGCAAGGACTTTAGCAAGTTGCCGGACGTCATGGATGTGCCTTACCTCCTGGCCATCCAGCTGGATTCGTATCGCGAATTCCTGCAAGCGGGAGCATCCAAGGATCAGTTCCGCGACGTCGGCCTGCACGCGGCCTTCAAATCGGTATTTCCGATCATCAGCTACTCCGGCAATGCTGCCCTGGAGTACGTAGGCTACCGCCTGGGCGAACCCGCCTTCGATGTGAAGGAATGTGTCCTGCGTGGCGTGACCTTCGCGGTCCCACTGCGGGTCAAGGTGCGCCTGATCATTTTCGACAAGGAATCGTCGAACAAAGCGATCAAGGACATCAAAGAGCAAGAAGTCTACATGGGTGAAATCCCCCTGATGACTGAAAACGGTACCTTCGTTATCAACGGTACCGAGCGTGTGATCGTTTCCCAGCTGCACCGTTCGCCTGGTGTGTTCTTCGACCACGACCGTGGCAAGACGCACAGCTCCGGCAAGCTGCTGTACTCCGCTCGCATCATCCCTTACCGCGGTTCCTGGCTGGACTTCGAGTTCGACCCGAAGGACTGCGTGTTCGTGCGTATCGACCGTCGCCGCAAACTGCCGGCTTCGGTGCTGCTGCGCGCCCTGGGCTACAGCACTGAAGAAGTGCTGAACACCTTCTACACCACCAACGTCTTCCACATTTCCGGCGAGAAACTCAGCCTGGAACTGGTGCCGCAGCGTCTGCGTGGTGAAGTTGCCGTCATGGACATCCATGACGAAACCGGCAAGGTCATTGTCGAGCAGGGCCGCCGTATTACCGCGCGCCACATCAACCAGCTCGAGAAGGCTGGCGTCAAGCAGCTGGACGTCCCGATGGAATACGTCCTGGGTCGCACCACTGCCAAGGCCATCGTGCACCCGGCTACCGGTGAAATCCTGGCCGAATGCAACACCGAGATGACCACCGAGCTGCTGATCAAGGTCGCCAAGGCACAGGTTGTCCGTATCGAGACCCTGTACACCAACGACATCGATTGCGGTCCGTTCATCTCCGACACCCTGAAGATCGACACCACCAGCAACCAGCTGGAAGCCCTGGTCGAGATCTATCGCATGATGCGTCCTGGCGAGCCGCCAACCAAGGATGCCGCCGAGACCCTGTTCAACAACCTGTTCTTCAGCGCCGAGCGTTACGACCTGTCCGCCGTTGGCCGCATGAAGTTCAACCGTCGTATCGGTCGTACCGAGATCGAAGGTTCGGGCGTGCTGAGCAAGGAAGATATCGTCGAGGTTCTGAAGACCCTGGTCGACATCCGTAACGGCAAAGGCATCGTCGACGACATCGACCACCTGGGTAACCGTCGCGTGCGTTGCGTCGGCGAAATGGCCGAAAACCAGTTCCGCGTTGGCCTGGTGCGTGTCGAGCGCGCGGTCAAGGAACGCCTGTCGATGGCGGAAAGCGAAGGCCTGATGCCGCAAGACCTGATCAACGCCAAGCCGGTTGCGGCGGCGGTGAAAGAGTTCTTCGGTTCCAGCCAGCTGTCCCAGTTCATGGACCAGAACAACCCGCTCTCCGAGATCACCCACAAGCGCCGCGTCTCCGCACTCGGCCCAGGTGGTCTGACCCGTGAGCGTGCCGGCTTCGAAGTCCGTGACGTACACCCGACCCACTACGGCCGCGTGTGCCCGATCGAGACCCCTGAAGGTCCGAACATCGGTCTGATCAACTCCCTGGCAGCCTATGCCCGCACCAACCAGTACGGCTTCCTGGAAAGCCCGTACCGCGTGGTGAAAGAAGGTGTGGTCAGCGACGACATCGTGTTCCTGTCGGCCATTGAAGAAGCGGATCACGTCATCGCCCAGGCTTCGGCCGCGATGAACGAGAAGAAGCAACTGATCGATGAGCTGGTAGCGGTTCGTCACCTGAACGAATTCACCGTCAAGGCGCCGGAAGACGTCACCTTGATGGACGTTTCGCCGAAGCAGGTTGTTTCGGTCGCTGCGTCGCTGATTCCGTTCCTCGAGCACGACGACGCCAACCGTGCGTTGATGGGTTCGAACATGCAGCGTCAGGCTGTACCGACCCTGCGCGCCGACAAGCCGCTGGTAGGTACCGGCATGGAGCGCAACGTTGCCCGTGACTCCGGTGTCTGCGTGGTTGCTCGCCGCGGTGGTGTGATCGACTCGGTCGACGCCAGCCGTATCGTTGTCCGCGTTGCCGACGACGAAGTGGAAACCGGCGAAGCAGGTGTGGATATCTACAACCTGACCAAGTACACCCGTTCGAACCAGAACACCTGCATCAACCAGCGTCCGCTGGTGAGCAAGGGTGACAAGGTTCAGCGTGGCGACATCATGGCCGACGGCCCGTCCACCGACATGGGTGAACTGGCACTGGGTCAGAACATGCGCATCGCGTTCATGGCGTGGAACGGCTTCAACTTCGAAGACTCCATCTGCCTCTCCGAGCGTGTGGTTCAGGAAGACCGCTTCACCACCATCCACATCCAGGAACTGACCTGTGTGGCGCGTGACACCAAGCTTGGCCCAGAGGAAATCACTGCGGACATCCCGAACGTGGGTGAGGCCGCACTGAACAAGCTGGACGAAGCCGGTATCGTCTACGTGGGTGCCGAAGTCGGCGCTGGCGACATCCTGGTCGGCAAGGTCACGCCAAAAGGCGAAACCCAGCTGACTCCGGAAGAAAAACTGCTGCGCGCAATCTTCGGCGAGAAAGCCAGCGACGTTAAGGACACCTCCCTGCGCGTGCCAACCGGCACCAAAGGTACCGTCATTGACGTACAGGTCTTCACCCGTGATGGCGTCGAGCGCGACAGCCGCGCCCTGGCCATCGAGAAGATGCAGCTGGACGAGATCCGCAAGGACCTCAACGAAGAGTTCCGCATCGTCGAAGGTGCAACCTTCGAGCGTCTGCGTTCTGCCCTGAACGGCCAGGTGGTCGACGGTGGTGCGGGCCTGAAGAAAGGCACCGTGATCACTGACGAAGTGCTGGACGGTCTGGAGCACGGCCAGTGGTTCAAACTGCGTATGGCTGAAGATGCACTGAACGAGCAGCTGGAAAAGGCTCAGCAGTACATCGTCGACCGTCGCCGTCTGCTGGACGACAAGTTCGAAGACAAGAAGCGCAAGCTGCAGCAGGGCGATGACCTGGCGCCGGGCGTACTGAAGATCGTCAAGGTTTACCTGGCAATCCGCCGTCGCATCCAGCCGGGTGACAAGATGGCCGGTCGTCACGGTAACAAGGGTGTGGTCTCGGTGATCATGCCGGTCGAAGACATGCCGCACGACGCCAACGGTACTCCGGTCGACGTCGTACTGAACCCGCTGGGCGTACCTTCGCGTATGAACGTCGGTCAGATCCTCGAAACCCACCTGGGCCTGGCGGCCAAGGGTCTGGGCGAGAAGATCGACCGCATGATCGAAGAACAGCGCAAGGCCGCTGAACTGCGCGTGTTCCTGACCGAGGTCTACAACGAGATCGGTGGTCGCCAGGAAAACCTGGACGAGTTCACCGACGAAGAGATCATGGCCCTGGCCAACAACCTGAAGAAGGGCGTGCCTATGGCTACCCCGGTCTTCGATGGTGCCAAGGAGCGCGAGATCAAGGCCATGCTGAAGCTGGCCGACCTGCCAGAGAGCGGCCAGATGGTGCTGTTCGACGGCCGCACCGGCAACAAGTTCGAGCGTCCTGTGACCGTTGGTTACATGTACATGCTCAAGCTGAACCACTTGGTGGACGACAAGATGCACGCGCGTTCCACTGGTTCCTATAGCCTGGTTACCCAGCAGCCGCTGGGTGGTAAGGCGCAGTTCGGTGGTCAGCGTTTCGGGGAGATGGAAGTGTGGGCGCTGGAAGCATACGGCGCGGCATACACCCTGCAAGAAATGCTCACAGTGAAGTCGGACGACGTGAACGGCCGTACCAAGATGTACAAGAACATCGTGGATGGCGATCACCGTATGGAGCCGGGCATGCCCGAGTCCTTCAACGTGTTGATCAAAGAGATCCGTTCGCTCGGTATCGATATCGATCTGGAAACCGAATAA